One Aegilops tauschii subsp. strangulata cultivar AL8/78 chromosome 7, Aet v6.0, whole genome shotgun sequence genomic window carries:
- the LOC109767427 gene encoding alpha carbonic anhydrase 7-like codes for MSTTTEADRLAVEKAIAEKKAAEDIAVAASFWPTRGARRGVQLLNHSYAPVNVSIVNRGHAIMVRFEGDAGSVSIDGTAYHLRQLPWHALVEKGDAPTEHNVNGRQYDMELHMVHQNTHNKATVMSVFFSRGAHDPFPHKLEAYLDMIAKQPERGEEVGVVDARGARGGASMYYRYVGSLTTPPCSQGVISAIGKVVRTVSRHQLELLREAVHDEMDKNARPRQELNNRDISMFQPIQQNRN; via the exons atgtccaccacCACAGAAGCCGACCGACTCGCTGTCGAGAAGGCCATTGCTGAAAAGAAGGCCGCTGAGGATATCGCTGTCGCGGCTTCGTTTTGGCCTACTCGAGG AGCGCGACGGGGAGTTCAGCTCCTCAACCACTCCTACGCCCCCGTCAACGTCTCCATCGTCAACCGCGGCCACGCCATCATG GTGCGGTTTGAGGGCGACGCCGGCAGCGTGTCGATCGACGGCACAGCGTACCACCTCCGACAGCTGCCCTGGcacgcactagtagaaaaagg TGACGCGCCCACAGAGCACAACGTCAACGGCCGCCAGTACGACATGGAGCTGCACATGGTGCACCAGAACACCCACAACAAGGCCACCGTCATGAGCGTCttctttt CTCGAGGTGCCCATGACCCCTTTCCGCACAAGCTGGAGGCATACCTGGACATGATCGCCAAGCAGCCAGAGAGGGGGGAGGAGGTGGGCGTGGTGGACGCCCGGGGCGCGAGAGGCGGGGCTAGCATGTACTACCGCTACGTGGGCTCCCTCACCACCCCACCCTGCTCCCAAGGGGTCATCTCGGCCATCGGTAAAGTG GTTCGCACCGTGTCGCGGCACCAGCTGGAGCTTCTCCGGGAGGCCGTCCATGAT GAAATGGATAAGAACGCGAGGCCTCGTCAGGAGCTCAACAATAGAGACATCAGCATGTTCCAGCCTATCCAGCAGAATAGAAATTGA